A genomic segment from Nitrosopumilus sp. K4 encodes:
- a CDS encoding KEOPS complex subunit Pcc1: MSLTCQVQVILNNLSDEKADAVKKAIEPDNVNFPEGLSLSLEKIDNKLVFNFESRKDMKKLIGTIDEVLEHVQVALKVIE, from the coding sequence ATGTCGTTAACGTGTCAAGTTCAGGTAATTCTCAATAACCTTTCAGATGAAAAGGCCGATGCTGTAAAAAAGGCAATAGAGCCAGATAATGTTAATTTTCCAGAAGGCCTGAGCCTGAGTCTTGAAAAAATTGATAATAAACTGGTCTTTAATTTTGAAAGTAGAAAGGACATGAAAAAACTGATTGGAACAATTGACGAAGTACTAGAACATGTCCAAGTAGCACTAAAGGTGATTGAGTAA
- a CDS encoding DHHA1 domain-containing protein yields MAKALDESLSFFKDKINECIKSKKSISVTTHIDCDGLTSGSIITKALIRAGAKCTVRTSKEFSNKVIDSLKKDSRDFHVITDLAGGFAKEMDEGLGDNWVVLDHHQISEEEQENQRVINAWKYGIDGGVEICAGGMAYLAAVALDEKNSDLSSIAVVSALGDRQDQGERKSFTGKNFEIANTAKEEGLVEIDLDLLLVGRETRPLPDALAFTSQPFIEGLTWNRDTCLSLLNSSGIQLKDDGRWRVPAELNEEEKRQVIEAITKFTSGKNATEIMSELIGYTYTFPREDKRSFLRDGREFSTMLNSCGRINRSGVGIAICMGDRNKILREGETILTDYRKMIREYMNILSNERWRISESETCIMVNGEGIVPETMTGTISSLIAGAPKNAGKIVILRTGGEENTIKFSSRKSFSCKSEINLSELMRTGAERFDGVGGGHDAAAGAKITKDKLDEFLNYLDTNVVNVSSSGNSQ; encoded by the coding sequence ATGGCAAAAGCTCTTGATGAGTCATTATCGTTTTTCAAAGATAAAATTAATGAATGCATAAAATCCAAAAAATCAATTTCGGTAACAACCCATATTGATTGTGATGGATTAACATCTGGCAGTATAATCACCAAAGCTCTGATCAGAGCTGGTGCAAAGTGTACAGTTAGAACATCAAAAGAGTTTAGCAACAAGGTAATTGATTCATTAAAAAAAGACTCTAGAGATTTTCATGTAATTACTGATCTTGCAGGTGGATTTGCAAAGGAGATGGATGAAGGGTTAGGAGACAACTGGGTTGTCTTGGACCACCACCAAATATCAGAAGAAGAACAGGAAAATCAAAGAGTCATCAATGCATGGAAATATGGAATAGACGGAGGTGTCGAAATTTGTGCCGGTGGAATGGCATATCTTGCAGCAGTTGCACTTGATGAGAAAAATTCAGACCTTTCATCAATTGCGGTAGTTTCAGCATTAGGAGACAGACAAGATCAGGGGGAGAGAAAATCATTTACTGGTAAGAATTTTGAGATTGCAAACACTGCAAAAGAAGAGGGGTTAGTAGAGATTGATCTAGACTTGCTTTTAGTAGGTAGAGAGACCAGGCCACTTCCAGATGCTTTGGCATTTACATCACAGCCTTTCATAGAAGGTCTTACTTGGAACAGAGATACTTGTTTGTCTCTTCTAAACTCATCAGGAATTCAACTAAAAGATGATGGTAGATGGAGAGTTCCAGCAGAACTCAACGAGGAAGAAAAAAGGCAGGTAATTGAAGCAATTACCAAATTCACTTCAGGGAAAAACGCCACGGAAATCATGTCTGAATTAATTGGATATACCTACACGTTTCCTAGAGAAGACAAAAGGAGCTTTTTGCGTGACGGTAGGGAATTCTCAACAATGCTAAACTCTTGCGGTAGAATCAACAGATCAGGTGTAGGTATTGCAATCTGTATGGGAGACAGGAACAAGATTCTCAGAGAAGGAGAAACAATACTTACCGATTATAGAAAGATGATAAGAGAATACATGAATATTCTTTCAAATGAAAGATGGAGGATTTCAGAAAGTGAAACCTGCATAATGGTAAATGGAGAAGGGATAGTTCCAGAGACAATGACTGGAACAATATCATCTCTAATTGCAGGTGCTCCAAAAAATGCAGGAAAGATTGTGATCTTAAGAACAGGCGGAGAGGAAAATACAATCAAGTTTTCCTCAAGAAAGTCATTTAGTTGCAAATCAGAGATCAACTTAAGTGAACTTATGAGGACAGGTGCTGAGAGATTTGATGGTGTTGGAGGAGGACATGATGCAGCAGCTGGTGCAAAAATAACTAAAGACAAATTGGATGAGTTTTTGAATTATTTAGATACAAATGTCGTTAACGTGTCAAGTTCAGGTAATTCTCAATAA
- a CDS encoding 30S ribosomal protein S15 — MGRMHTHRHGKSHSIRPATLRAPSWISQSPKDIEELVVKYSKDGLTPSQIGNKLRDQHSIPLVKPITKKTVGEILKENKLEAEMPEDLENIVKKAVGLQKHLKANKGDSRNVRSLELIEAKVHRLSVYYKRIERIPKNWKYKSVVAQLE, encoded by the coding sequence ATGGGACGAATGCATACCCACAGACACGGGAAATCACATTCAATTAGACCAGCAACGCTTCGTGCACCTTCATGGATTTCACAAAGTCCTAAGGATATCGAAGAATTGGTTGTAAAATATTCAAAAGATGGCCTAACTCCAAGTCAAATTGGAAACAAGCTAAGAGATCAGCATTCAATTCCATTGGTAAAACCAATCACCAAAAAGACAGTCGGTGAGATTCTCAAAGAGAACAAACTCGAAGCAGAGATGCCCGAAGATCTTGAAAACATTGTCAAAAAGGCAGTCGGTCTTCAAAAACACCTCAAGGCCAACAAAGGGGATAGCAGAAACGTTAGATCCTTAGAGTTGATCGAGGCAAAGGTTCACAGATTGTCAGTATATTACAAAAGGATAGAACGAATTCCTAAAAACTGGAAATATAAATCCGTGGTAGCACAATTAGAATAA